A single genomic interval of Koleobacter methoxysyntrophicus harbors:
- a CDS encoding WecB/TagA/CpsF family glycosyltransferase, giving the protein MGNRNRKNRVEILGVPFDIITIDEAYRILVDFINKGQRSSSFNRQNEEDNPKQSRAKFVITANTEIVMAAQEDRELQEIIKKAHLVVADGIGVVWASKYFGEKIPERVAGFDLMNLILKKAPERGHRVFLLGGKPGVPEAASDRIAKLYPGIQIVGCHHGYFSHEEEDKIIRNINQGKPHFLFVAMGAPRQEKWIFRNLSRIDTGVCIGVGGSLDIFAGKTKRAPEIFQRTGLEWFYRLMREPYRIGRMMSLPRFVLKVMAKRYLGKGYRKAAE; this is encoded by the coding sequence TTGGGAAACAGGAACAGGAAAAACAGAGTGGAAATTTTAGGGGTACCTTTTGACATAATAACAATAGATGAAGCTTATCGAATCCTTGTGGATTTTATAAATAAAGGACAGAGGTCATCCAGCTTTAACCGTCAAAATGAAGAGGATAACCCTAAACAATCCCGTGCAAAATTTGTCATAACGGCTAATACAGAAATAGTCATGGCTGCTCAAGAGGATAGAGAATTGCAGGAGATAATAAAAAAAGCCCATCTGGTTGTTGCCGATGGAATAGGAGTGGTATGGGCTTCAAAATATTTCGGGGAAAAGATTCCTGAAAGGGTTGCGGGTTTTGACCTGATGAATCTAATCCTCAAGAAAGCCCCTGAAAGGGGGCATAGAGTTTTTCTTTTAGGGGGAAAGCCAGGGGTACCCGAAGCCGCTTCTGACAGAATAGCAAAGCTATATCCGGGGATACAAATTGTTGGCTGCCACCACGGGTATTTTTCACATGAAGAGGAAGATAAAATCATACGAAATATTAACCAGGGTAAACCCCATTTTCTGTTTGTTGCAATGGGTGCTCCCAGACAGGAAAAGTGGATTTTCCGAAATCTCAGCAGGATCGATACGGGGGTATGTATAGGTGTTGGTGGAAGCCTTGATATCTTTGCCGGTAAAACTAAAAGGGCTCCGGAGATTTTCCAAAGAACAGGCCTAGAATGGTTTTATAGGTTGATGCGAGAACCGTATCGAATCGGAAGGATGATGTCTTTACCACGCTTTGTTTTAAAGGTTATGGCGAAAAGGTATTTAGGAAAAGGTTATCGAAAGGCTGCTGAGTAG
- the ftsX gene encoding permease-like cell division protein FtsX, with protein MKFRTFGYFIKEGMASLGRNSLMSLASIGSVASALIILGIFLIITLNFNFIVDTVESQVEITAYLDDSLMDEEISRIGRELIQVHGVREVTFVSREQALKEFREQLGDKEGLLAAMEKDNPLPNSYRIKTQNPEVVKDVANMIGRIEGIDEVKYGKEIVDKLFKITGIIRFVGIGVMAVLSIISIFIISNTIKLTVYARRREIEIMKYIGATDWFIRWPFLIEGMVLGFLGSLIAVGVLNVAYYYLFNFVVLNIPIITLLPFDVFLYDLSIWFLGIGTFIGTVGSGISIRRFLRV; from the coding sequence ATGAAATTTAGGACCTTTGGTTATTTCATAAAGGAAGGCATGGCAAGTCTTGGGCGAAATAGTTTAATGAGTTTGGCCTCAATTGGCTCTGTAGCCTCTGCCCTGATAATCCTCGGTATCTTTTTGATAATAACCCTGAATTTTAATTTTATTGTGGATACGGTAGAATCCCAGGTGGAAATTACGGCATATTTAGATGATTCTTTAATGGATGAGGAAATTTCAAGAATAGGACGGGAACTCATTCAGGTGCACGGAGTAAGGGAGGTTACTTTTGTCTCCAGAGAACAGGCTTTAAAGGAATTCAGAGAACAGCTGGGGGACAAAGAAGGTCTCCTGGCAGCTATGGAAAAGGACAATCCCCTTCCTAATTCATACAGGATTAAAACACAGAATCCTGAGGTTGTTAAGGATGTGGCAAATATGATAGGGAGGATAGAGGGGATTGATGAGGTAAAATACGGCAAAGAAATAGTGGATAAGCTCTTCAAAATAACCGGGATAATTAGGTTCGTTGGAATTGGCGTTATGGCAGTATTGTCAATAATTTCTATTTTCATAATATCAAATACCATAAAATTAACGGTGTATGCCAGGAGACGGGAAATCGAAATAATGAAATATATCGGTGCTACAGACTGGTTCATAAGATGGCCTTTTTTAATCGAGGGAATGGTATTAGGTTTCTTGGGTTCACTCATTGCAGTAGGGGTGCTGAATGTTGCTTATTATTATTTATTCAATTTTGTTGTATTGAATATTCCAATTATAACATTACTGCCCTTTGACGTATTTTTATATGATTTATCTATATGGTTTTTAGGGATAGGGACCTTTATAGGCACTGTCGGAAGCGGAATTTCTATTAGGAGATTCTTAAGGGTTTAA
- a CDS encoding S41 family peptidase — MNWKRQIALGMLLVLITAVATYGITVNYLSGSILTGSFRWITQKDLDIIRELEPLVEVIKTVDKRYIGDVEINRLVTGAIKGAIDSLNDPYSAYFTAEEFKNFMISIQGSFEGIGISVTMDDDGLVRVISPIEDTPGHKAGILPDDKIIQINDIPVKGLTLDEAVSLMRGPKGTKVTLHIKREGIDNILTFEIIRDSIELKTVRHRIIGDDIGYIRITSFDENTSKEFKKSLNELNSKKVRGLILDLRNNPGGLLNECVKVADELIGENLIVYTEDKSGNRTSEYRSGRNKINIPLVILINKYSASASEIVAGAVQDTKSGVLVGTKTFGKGSVQEPTVFKDGSGLKLTIAKYYLPSGRSIDGIGVEPDIVVELPKGVDIFNVSEEQDTQLQKAIEVIKTD, encoded by the coding sequence ATGAACTGGAAGAGACAGATAGCACTAGGGATGCTGCTGGTTCTGATTACAGCAGTGGCAACATACGGAATAACCGTAAATTATTTATCGGGCTCGATTTTAACAGGGAGTTTCAGGTGGATTACCCAGAAGGACCTGGATATAATAAGAGAACTTGAACCCCTTGTTGAAGTAATAAAGACCGTCGATAAAAGGTATATAGGTGATGTGGAGATTAACCGTTTGGTAACAGGGGCTATTAAAGGGGCGATAGATTCCCTCAACGACCCATATTCAGCGTATTTTACCGCTGAAGAGTTTAAAAATTTTATGATATCCATACAGGGTTCCTTTGAGGGAATCGGTATAAGCGTTACTATGGATGATGACGGGCTGGTAAGGGTGATTTCACCCATAGAAGATACCCCTGGACATAAAGCAGGTATTCTCCCCGATGATAAAATTATACAGATCAATGATATCCCTGTTAAAGGCCTGACTTTGGATGAGGCTGTGAGCCTTATGAGAGGCCCAAAAGGGACTAAGGTAACCCTTCATATAAAACGGGAGGGAATAGATAACATCTTAACCTTTGAAATCATCAGGGATTCTATAGAACTAAAGACAGTCAGACACAGGATTATAGGGGATGATATAGGCTATATAAGGATTACTTCTTTTGACGAAAACACATCTAAAGAATTCAAAAAGTCTCTTAATGAATTAAACAGCAAGAAGGTAAGGGGACTCATCCTGGACTTAAGAAACAATCCCGGGGGGCTTTTAAATGAGTGCGTTAAAGTTGCCGATGAACTTATAGGTGAAAACTTAATAGTATATACTGAAGACAAATCAGGTAACAGGACCAGTGAATACAGATCAGGAAGAAACAAAATCAATATCCCCCTTGTAATTCTAATAAACAAATATAGTGCCAGTGCTTCAGAAATCGTAGCAGGGGCCGTGCAGGATACAAAATCCGGAGTTCTTGTGGGAACAAAGACCTTTGGAAAGGGGTCTGTCCAGGAACCTACGGTATTTAAAGACGGTTCAGGGTTGAAACTTACAATAGCTAAGTATTATCTACCTTCAGGGAGGTCTATTGATGGAATCGGGGTTGAACCCGATATAGTCGTAGAACTGCCGAAAGGTGTTGATATTTTCAATGTGTCTGAGGAACAGGATACTCAGCTCCAGAAAGCCATAGAGGTCATAAAAACAGACTAA
- a CDS encoding PDZ domain-containing protein: MFAFPYLEIITMIIKSIPVVFINPLFWIVIFLVWTQYRRAVSIEEKLFGATINSVKDQTLIAILYGIIGGIIGSFLLIFVGVSISNIGLGFVWFLAIILMMIQPRFMCFSYAGGIVSLISLILGYPKIDVPGLMAIVAILHFIEGVLIYTSGFKGTTPIFIKDNRYGVIGGFSLQKFWPVPIIILLTVINQEIPEGVIQMPDWWPLVRPSPEIAQENLIYIMFPIVAGLGYGDMVLTSTPEKKSRLSAINLSIFSLILLLLAIIASRISIFKYAAALFAPLAHEFLIYYGKGIEKKGRPVFIAPERGEMVLDVLPGSPGYRMGLKRGDIILAINGMPINSKDDLKGFLNSYPTFIWIDGRDKDGNPFSYEYRNYREGISSLGAILVPREGEAVVSIHEAYEGILLRYIKKLIKKRRKE; this comes from the coding sequence GTGTTTGCATTCCCTTATCTTGAAATAATAACAATGATAATAAAAAGTATTCCGGTCGTTTTTATAAACCCTTTGTTTTGGATTGTAATATTTCTGGTATGGACCCAGTATAGACGTGCAGTATCTATAGAAGAAAAACTCTTCGGTGCAACTATTAATTCCGTAAAAGACCAGACCCTCATTGCTATTTTGTATGGAATAATAGGTGGAATTATCGGAAGTTTTTTGCTTATCTTTGTAGGGGTAAGCATTTCCAATATTGGACTGGGATTTGTTTGGTTCCTGGCTATTATACTCATGATGATTCAACCCCGCTTTATGTGTTTTTCTTATGCAGGAGGTATAGTTTCACTGATCAGCCTTATTTTAGGATATCCCAAGATAGATGTTCCGGGTCTGATGGCCATAGTTGCGATCCTTCATTTCATTGAAGGTGTCCTGATATATACCAGCGGTTTTAAAGGAACAACCCCCATATTTATAAAAGACAACCGCTATGGAGTGATAGGCGGCTTTAGCCTTCAAAAATTCTGGCCCGTTCCAATAATAATCCTGCTTACGGTTATCAATCAGGAAATCCCTGAAGGCGTTATTCAGATGCCAGACTGGTGGCCGTTGGTCCGGCCCTCCCCTGAAATTGCCCAAGAAAACCTCATCTATATAATGTTTCCGATAGTTGCCGGTTTAGGGTATGGAGATATGGTCCTTACCAGTACCCCTGAAAAAAAATCCAGGTTATCAGCAATAAATTTAAGTATCTTCAGCTTAATATTACTGCTACTAGCAATAATTGCTTCCAGAATAAGTATTTTTAAGTATGCTGCCGCCCTTTTTGCGCCATTGGCCCACGAGTTCCTTATCTATTACGGGAAAGGCATCGAAAAAAAAGGAAGGCCGGTTTTCATTGCACCGGAAAGGGGAGAAATGGTTCTGGATGTTTTACCCGGGTCTCCGGGGTATAGGATGGGCCTTAAAAGGGGTGACATTATCCTGGCTATTAACGGTATGCCCATAAACAGCAAGGATGACCTGAAGGGATTTTTGAACAGCTATCCTACTTTTATCTGGATAGATGGCAGGGATAAAGACGGTAATCCCTTCTCATATGAATACAGGAACTACAGAGAAGGTATAAGCTCACTAGGTGCCATTCT
- a CDS encoding transketolase family protein encodes MAEKIATRDAYGDTLAELGRLNKDIVVLDADLSKSTKTEVFAKEFPERFFNTGIAEQNMAGIAAGLAAAGKIPFISTFAIFATGRAFEQIRNTIAYPRLNVKIAATHAGITVGPDGASHQSVEDIALMRAIPGMTIINPADATETRFAVKAALDIDGPVYIRLGRHKVPVIFQEGDYVFKPGKGVVLREGKDATIISTGIMTAIALEAADILKNRGIYVNVVNIHTIKPIDEELIIQLAEETGAVITAEEHSIIGGLGSAVAEVLAESRPTLMKRIGLKDVFGQSGEPDELLKFYSLTPDSIASAVKDLIDKK; translated from the coding sequence ATGGCTGAAAAAATAGCAACAAGGGATGCCTATGGCGATACCCTGGCTGAACTGGGACGATTAAACAAAGATATAGTTGTGCTTGATGCGGATTTATCTAAATCCACAAAAACTGAAGTTTTTGCTAAAGAATTCCCTGAACGATTTTTTAATACAGGCATTGCAGAACAGAACATGGCAGGGATTGCTGCAGGTCTTGCAGCGGCAGGAAAGATTCCTTTCATCAGCACATTTGCAATCTTTGCTACCGGAAGGGCCTTTGAACAAATAAGGAATACAATTGCTTATCCCCGATTAAATGTCAAGATTGCGGCAACCCATGCCGGCATAACGGTAGGCCCTGATGGAGCATCTCATCAGTCGGTAGAAGATATTGCCCTTATGAGGGCAATTCCGGGAATGACGATAATTAACCCGGCCGATGCCACGGAAACCAGGTTTGCCGTTAAGGCGGCACTGGACATAGACGGTCCTGTTTATATACGCCTTGGCAGACATAAGGTGCCTGTAATCTTTCAGGAAGGAGACTATGTGTTTAAACCGGGAAAAGGGGTTGTTTTGAGGGAAGGTAAGGATGCAACAATAATATCAACAGGTATAATGACGGCCATAGCCCTGGAAGCTGCTGATATCCTTAAGAATAGAGGAATTTATGTCAATGTGGTAAATATACATACCATAAAACCGATAGACGAGGAGCTCATAATACAGCTTGCAGAAGAAACGGGGGCCGTAATTACTGCTGAAGAGCACAGTATTATTGGTGGATTGGGAAGTGCCGTCGCCGAAGTCCTGGCAGAATCCAGGCCGACCCTGATGAAGAGGATAGGTTTGAAGGATGTATTTGGCCAATCAGGAGAACCTGATGAACTCTTGAAATTTTACAGCCTTACCCCTGACAGCATAGCTTCAGCGGTAAAAGACCTTATTGATAAAAAATGA
- the ftsE gene encoding cell division ATP-binding protein FtsE, with protein sequence MVKMLGVTKVFPNGAVALSNVTLKIDKGEFVFIVGPSGAGKSTIIKLISREELPTKGYLVVGGRDLSRLRRREVPFYRRKLGVVFQDFRLLPNKTVYENVAFAMEVVETPPRIIKKRIPEVLQLVGLRHKMGVMPSELSGGEQQRVSLARAIVNNPELIIADEPTGNLDPETSWEIFRLLNEINRSGTTVIVATHASSFVNKMRKRVISIDRGMIIRDQEKGVYGYEI encoded by the coding sequence ATGGTCAAGATGTTGGGTGTTACAAAGGTTTTCCCAAATGGTGCTGTAGCTTTATCAAATGTTACATTAAAAATAGATAAAGGGGAATTTGTTTTTATAGTAGGGCCCAGTGGGGCTGGAAAATCAACCATAATAAAATTAATATCAAGGGAGGAACTTCCGACAAAAGGCTACCTTGTTGTAGGAGGTAGAGACCTAAGCCGGCTCAGAAGGAGGGAGGTCCCTTTTTACAGGAGAAAGTTGGGGGTCGTTTTCCAGGACTTTCGTCTGCTGCCGAACAAGACGGTATATGAAAATGTAGCTTTTGCTATGGAAGTGGTAGAAACCCCGCCCAGAATAATTAAAAAGCGGATACCCGAAGTATTGCAGCTTGTTGGTTTAAGACACAAGATGGGGGTTATGCCTTCGGAACTGTCCGGGGGTGAGCAGCAGAGGGTATCCCTAGCAAGGGCAATTGTGAATAATCCAGAGTTAATTATTGCCGATGAGCCTACCGGGAACCTGGACCCCGAAACTTCGTGGGAGATATTCCGCTTATTAAATGAAATAAACAGGAGTGGGACAACAGTAATCGTCGCAACCCATGCCAGCAGTTTTGTAAACAAGATGAGGAAGAGGGTTATTTCTATTGACAGAGGTATGATTATAAGGGACCAGGAAAAAGGGGTATACGGCTATGAAATTTAG
- a CDS encoding murein hydrolase activator EnvC family protein, giving the protein MGHNKFKHKYHLFNKIIAAAVITGMAVVIGVTSLASGSELDDLKKQLNSLEMKIKQQEQRLNEVIKREKTVSNELEIVERKLELTELELQKVEDQLIKTEQKVKKTQQELEEAQKRVEQQTEIFYLRAEAMYKNGPVDYLEVLLDSKSFSDFITRMDILKRIISYDANLLNSLKEQKALIEDKKVELELQRNEILAVRQQISDKKKEIEVQVAARERLLNQIKNDKMAYEKALDEMEEAQRKLNKMIAELQAKQKKGYMGTATFAWPTPGYTRITSPYGWRIHPIYKTRRMHTGIDIGAPAGSNIVAATHGEVIYADWLGGYGKTVVLDHGGGISTMYAHTSVILVEVGQKVRKGQVIAKVGSTGVSTGPHLHFEVKINGNHTDPWKYFE; this is encoded by the coding sequence TTGGGACATAATAAGTTTAAACATAAGTATCATTTATTTAACAAGATTATAGCTGCTGCCGTAATAACAGGGATGGCAGTGGTTATAGGGGTTACCTCCTTGGCATCGGGGTCTGAACTTGATGATCTAAAAAAACAGCTGAACAGTTTAGAAATGAAGATTAAACAGCAGGAACAGCGATTGAATGAGGTTATAAAGCGCGAAAAGACGGTATCTAATGAACTCGAAATAGTAGAAAGGAAGCTTGAGTTAACCGAGCTGGAGTTACAAAAAGTAGAAGACCAGCTTATTAAAACGGAGCAGAAGGTTAAAAAGACCCAGCAAGAACTAGAAGAAGCCCAAAAAAGGGTTGAACAGCAAACAGAGATCTTCTATTTAAGGGCAGAAGCCATGTATAAAAACGGGCCTGTAGATTACCTGGAAGTGCTCCTTGATTCAAAATCCTTTTCGGATTTTATAACAAGAATGGATATACTTAAAAGAATAATAAGTTATGATGCAAACCTTCTCAACAGCCTGAAAGAACAAAAAGCACTGATTGAAGATAAAAAGGTTGAATTGGAGCTTCAGAGAAATGAAATATTGGCTGTAAGGCAGCAGATCAGCGACAAAAAGAAAGAAATAGAAGTTCAGGTTGCTGCCAGGGAAAGGCTGTTAAACCAGATAAAAAACGATAAAATGGCTTACGAAAAGGCCCTTGATGAAATGGAAGAAGCCCAGAGGAAATTGAATAAAATGATTGCAGAACTCCAGGCTAAACAAAAAAAGGGCTATATGGGCACAGCAACTTTTGCATGGCCTACACCGGGTTATACACGGATAACTTCACCCTATGGCTGGCGAATCCACCCAATATATAAAACCAGGAGGATGCATACGGGTATAGATATAGGTGCTCCCGCAGGAAGTAATATCGTAGCGGCAACTCACGGTGAGGTTATTTATGCTGATTGGCTGGGTGGATATGGCAAAACTGTTGTGTTAGACCACGGCGGCGGCATATCTACAATGTATGCACATACTTCGGTGATACTGGTAGAGGTAGGGCAAAAGGTAAGAAAGGGTCAGGTAATTGCTAAAGTAGGGTCAACCGGGGTTAGCACCGGGCCTCATCTGCATTTTGAAGTGAAAATAAACGGCAATCATACAGACCCGTGGAAATATTTTGAATAA
- a CDS encoding transketolase, giving the protein MSKLAQEKLNFLTQKAREIRKSIIMMLAEAGSGHPGGSLSAVELLTALYFYEMKIDPQNPRWEERDRFVLSKGHGAPVLYAVLAEKGFFPKEELMKLRKLGSILQGHPDMKRTPGVEISTGSLGQGLSAANGMAAAGKLDKKGYRVFVLLGDGELEEGQIWEAVMWAAHYKLDNLTVFVDYNGLQIDGPINEVMSPEPIPDKFKAFNWNVIEIDGHNFNQIIDAIEKAKKEKGRPTAIVAKTIKGKGVSFMENQVGWHGKAPTKEEMERAIAELEA; this is encoded by the coding sequence ATGTCTAAATTAGCTCAAGAGAAGTTAAATTTCTTAACGCAAAAAGCCAGAGAAATAAGGAAATCTATTATAATGATGCTGGCAGAAGCCGGTTCGGGTCATCCCGGGGGTTCATTATCTGCGGTTGAACTACTGACTGCCCTGTATTTTTATGAGATGAAGATCGACCCACAGAATCCCCGCTGGGAAGAGAGGGACAGATTTGTGTTAAGTAAAGGACATGGAGCCCCGGTCCTGTATGCTGTATTAGCTGAAAAGGGTTTTTTCCCGAAAGAAGAGCTTATGAAGCTAAGGAAACTGGGTTCGATTCTTCAGGGGCATCCCGATATGAAAAGGACTCCCGGTGTTGAAATTTCTACCGGTTCCCTCGGCCAGGGGCTTTCGGCAGCTAACGGGATGGCCGCTGCGGGTAAACTGGATAAAAAAGGATACAGGGTCTTTGTCTTGCTGGGAGATGGCGAACTGGAAGAAGGCCAGATCTGGGAAGCGGTGATGTGGGCAGCCCATTATAAACTTGATAACCTTACGGTTTTTGTTGATTATAACGGGCTGCAAATAGACGGCCCCATAAATGAAGTTATGTCACCGGAACCTATTCCGGATAAATTTAAGGCTTTTAATTGGAATGTAATTGAAATAGATGGGCATAATTTTAATCAGATTATTGATGCTATCGAAAAGGCTAAGAAGGAGAAAGGGCGTCCTACTGCCATAGTAGCGAAGACCATCAAAGGCAAAGGGGTTTCCTTTATGGAGAACCAGGTAGGCTGGCACGGTAAAGCACCCACAAAAGAGGAAATGGAACGGGCAATAGCAGAACTGGAAGCATAA